A window of Pyrobaculum aerophilum str. IM2 contains these coding sequences:
- a CDS encoding Glu/Leu/Phe/Val family dehydrogenase — MAHISGVYINSAFLENTLYTIKRGIELSGLPVEFYEIITKPKRIHIVYIPVKMDSGRIEVFEGYRVQHNDALGPFKGGIRFHPEVTLADDVALAILMTLKNSLAGLPYGGAKGAVRVDPKRLSQRELEELSRGYARAIAPLIGDLVDIPAPDVGTNSQIMAWMVDEYSKIAGRNAPAVFTSKPPELWGNPVREYATGFGVAVVAREMAKRLWDGIEGKTVAVQGLGNVGRWTAYWLAKLGAKVVAVSDINGVAYKKEGLNVDIIANNRGLGGPALLEAFVSKDGAQYVKDPDAILAVDVDIFIPAAIENVIRSDNAGRVKARLVVEGANGPTTPEAERVLYQRGVVVVPDILANAGGVIMSYLEWVENLQWLSWDEEETRKRLEAIMVNNVARVYQRWQKEKWTMRDAAIVTALERIYKAMKLRGWI; from the coding sequence ATGGCCCATATAAGTGGGGTTTATATCAACAGCGCATTTCTTGAAAATACGTTATATACAATAAAACGTGGAATTGAACTATCAGGTTTGCCTGTGGAATTCTACGAGATCATCACAAAGCCTAAAAGAATACACATTGTGTATATCCCTGTTAAAATGGACAGCGGCAGAATTGAAGTGTTTGAGGGCTATAGAGTTCAGCATAATGACGCCCTCGGGCCTTTTAAAGGCGGAATTCGTTTTCACCCGGAGGTCACTCTAGCTGACGACGTCGCCTTGGCTATTCTCATGACGCTTAAAAACAGCCTCGCGGGCTTGCCCTACGGCGGGGCTAAGGGCGCGGTTAGAGTAGACCCCAAGAGGCTCTCCCAGAGAGAGCTCGAGGAGTTAAGCCGGGGCTACGCCAGGGCAATCGCCCCGCTAATAGGCGATTTGGTGGACATACCGGCGCCAGACGTGGGGACTAACTCGCAGATAATGGCCTGGATGGTAGACGAGTATTCAAAAATAGCGGGGAGAAACGCCCCCGCCGTGTTCACCTCAAAGCCGCCGGAGCTTTGGGGAAACCCAGTGAGGGAATACGCCACGGGCTTTGGAGTGGCAGTTGTCGCTAGAGAAATGGCCAAAAGGCTGTGGGACGGAATAGAGGGGAAGACAGTGGCTGTACAAGGCTTAGGCAATGTGGGCAGGTGGACGGCGTATTGGCTGGCAAAACTCGGCGCCAAGGTTGTAGCCGTATCGGATATAAACGGCGTGGCGTATAAAAAAGAGGGGTTGAATGTAGATATTATCGCTAATAATAGAGGACTCGGCGGCCCCGCCCTACTAGAGGCGTTTGTCTCTAAAGACGGGGCTCAATATGTGAAAGATCCAGACGCTATACTCGCTGTTGATGTGGATATTTTCATTCCAGCGGCTATTGAGAACGTGATTAGAAGCGACAACGCCGGCCGAGTTAAGGCTAGGCTTGTGGTTGAGGGCGCTAACGGCCCGACAACGCCAGAGGCCGAGCGGGTTTTATACCAGAGGGGAGTTGTAGTAGTGCCCGACATATTGGCCAACGCAGGCGGCGTGATTATGTCTTATTTAGAGTGGGTGGAAAACCTCCAGTGGCTCTCGTGGGACGAGGAGGAGACTAGGAAGAGACTAGAGGCAATAATGGTTAACAACGTGGCGAGAGTATACCAGAGGTGGCAAAAAGAAAAATGGACAATGAGAGACGCGGCAATAGTCACGGCGCTGGAGAGAATATACAAGGCAATGAAATTAAGAGGGTGGATTTAA
- a CDS encoding glutamine synthetase family protein — translation MPDGLAVWRVLRGAGVKLVKFIVVDIFGRPRAEVLPIEAAREAFLDGVAYDGSSIPAYTTVNKSDLVAVPDLNAVYVESWNGGKTAIVFTNTVDGGKPHPMDPRNVLRQAADYAKSRGYAPVVGAEVEFFLVRGVPPAPADSGVYFDGYLHGDSYAAVEEILGHLEASGIGLSKTHHEVAPGQYEVNIPAGDPVQVADQILVFKIMAKAVAKRRGLTATFMPKPFWGVNGSGMHVHVSFWKDGVNLFASRGEPTQELKWAVAGVLENALRNSAFVAPTVNSYKRLVPHHEAPTRVVWGLGNRSVMVRIPYYGGRINRLEYRHPDPSANPYLAFAVIILSALAGIEKKREPPPPVAEVAYELEEARETPPNLGEALKMARDGTPLPGQFLEAYLRLKEREWEEYITAEGSWETTWNKITKWEYEKYLEEA, via the coding sequence ATGCCAGATGGTTTGGCTGTTTGGAGGGTGTTGAGAGGGGCTGGGGTTAAGTTAGTGAAGTTTATCGTTGTGGATATATTCGGCAGGCCTAGGGCTGAGGTCTTGCCAATAGAGGCGGCTAGAGAGGCCTTTTTAGACGGCGTTGCTTACGACGGCTCTTCTATACCGGCTTATACCACTGTGAATAAAAGCGATTTAGTGGCCGTCCCCGATTTAAACGCAGTATACGTGGAGAGCTGGAACGGGGGGAAGACTGCCATAGTCTTTACAAACACTGTGGACGGCGGCAAGCCCCACCCAATGGACCCGAGAAACGTGTTAAGACAGGCGGCGGACTACGCCAAGTCTAGAGGGTATGCGCCAGTGGTGGGGGCTGAGGTGGAGTTCTTTCTAGTGAGAGGCGTTCCGCCAGCCCCTGCGGACAGCGGCGTTTATTTCGACGGCTATCTCCACGGGGATTCCTACGCGGCGGTTGAGGAAATCCTAGGCCATTTAGAGGCCTCTGGCATTGGCCTATCTAAGACGCATCACGAAGTCGCCCCGGGCCAGTACGAGGTGAACATCCCGGCGGGAGACCCAGTGCAAGTGGCCGACCAGATCCTAGTCTTTAAAATAATGGCAAAGGCCGTGGCCAAGAGGAGGGGCCTCACCGCCACTTTCATGCCGAAGCCCTTCTGGGGAGTTAACGGCTCTGGCATGCACGTACACGTCAGTTTTTGGAAAGACGGCGTTAATCTCTTCGCCTCTAGAGGCGAGCCGACGCAAGAGCTCAAGTGGGCAGTGGCGGGGGTTTTAGAAAACGCCTTGCGCAACAGCGCCTTCGTCGCGCCCACTGTGAACAGCTACAAAAGGCTCGTCCCACACCACGAGGCCCCCACGAGAGTTGTGTGGGGACTTGGAAACCGCTCTGTCATGGTCAGAATTCCCTACTACGGCGGGAGGATAAATAGGCTTGAGTACAGACACCCAGACCCCTCTGCAAATCCCTACTTGGCCTTTGCAGTAATTATCCTCTCAGCCCTAGCGGGAATTGAAAAAAAGAGAGAGCCCCCGCCCCCAGTGGCCGAAGTGGCGTATGAGCTGGAAGAGGCCAGGGAGACTCCCCCCAATTTAGGCGAGGCCCTTAAAATGGCCAGAGACGGCACGCCGCTACCCGGGCAATTCCTAGAGGCCTACTTAAGGCTAAAAGAGAGGGAGTGGGAAGAGTACATAACGGCCGAGGGAAGCTGGGAAACCACATGGAATAAAATAACTAAATGGGAATACGAAAAATACTTAGAAGAAGCCTAA
- a CDS encoding class II glutamine amidotransferase: MCGIFGIYSLGGENIYAGTILEGLVAMRERGTPHGAGVALYRDWGREVIKFFSHKPVSHNVPLPGGIYDNIVEHVEKVPDDAFIYMRSRWLDVYKIVGWPDDIIKIYDISQLKSPVWIGHTRYPTNSPGWYPYQSHPFSVGDVAIVHNGDLSSYGSNVNLLKYKFGYSKFSGTDSEVIAHLLWELYKAYGVEDAVLELLYGRRERWARLDGPYAVAFIIGGPRPVFGAFVDTQHFRPLYVGLDGRNLYIASEAMAIKSVAKDAEVWAMRSGEYILAEGGEIWGNYKKRNVSLLTPPPPSDVLDASNYGVIELADIVRKELERRDVVNVVNVMGHRYLGNGMYRGVLNAWGVVGNASANVMSGGVFNIYGDAQDDLGDAMNDGVIAVYGSVGDAVGQAKRGGEIYIYGNAGTRAAIQHRGGVLVIGGSAGDYLGEYMGGGVVIVLRKTWDEEIGWKIGSGMVGGVIFIRGEVPREKIGYGFDLKRLRRYLELLYREGEISREFYESAAKNPELVAKLDGRAELFAITHHVEIRELSEEEESLLKPYITRFNNLFNTDIKISGETFTIIKPLKI, translated from the coding sequence GTGTGCGGCATATTTGGCATATATAGTCTTGGCGGGGAGAATATATACGCCGGTACTATACTAGAGGGCCTAGTTGCCATGAGAGAGCGGGGAACGCCTCACGGCGCAGGCGTGGCGCTTTATAGGGACTGGGGCCGTGAAGTTATCAAATTTTTTTCGCATAAACCAGTTTCGCATAACGTCCCCCTCCCTGGCGGGATATATGATAACATAGTTGAACACGTGGAAAAGGTACCCGACGACGCCTTTATCTATATGCGTAGCAGATGGCTCGATGTTTATAAAATTGTAGGCTGGCCTGACGATATTATCAAGATTTACGATATTAGCCAGTTGAAAAGTCCCGTATGGATAGGGCATACAAGATATCCCACAAATAGCCCCGGCTGGTATCCCTATCAGTCTCACCCCTTCTCAGTGGGCGACGTGGCCATTGTGCACAACGGCGACTTAAGCTCCTACGGTTCTAATGTAAACCTCTTGAAATACAAATTTGGCTATTCTAAATTCAGCGGTACTGACAGCGAAGTAATAGCACATCTCCTATGGGAGTTGTATAAAGCGTACGGCGTTGAAGACGCGGTGTTAGAGCTTCTTTACGGCAGGAGGGAGAGGTGGGCCAGGCTCGACGGGCCATATGCCGTGGCGTTTATAATTGGGGGGCCGCGCCCTGTCTTTGGAGCTTTTGTAGACACGCAACACTTCAGACCGCTTTATGTGGGTTTAGACGGGAGGAATTTGTACATCGCCAGTGAGGCCATGGCCATAAAGAGCGTGGCGAAAGACGCCGAGGTTTGGGCTATGAGAAGCGGAGAATACATCCTCGCGGAAGGCGGCGAGATCTGGGGGAATTATAAGAAAAGGAACGTTAGCTTATTGACGCCGCCTCCGCCCTCTGATGTCCTCGATGCTTCCAATTACGGCGTGATAGAACTTGCCGATATTGTGAGAAAAGAGCTGGAGAGGCGCGATGTTGTAAATGTGGTGAATGTTATGGGTCATCGCTACTTGGGCAACGGGATGTACAGGGGAGTTCTCAACGCGTGGGGAGTGGTGGGAAATGCCTCTGCTAACGTAATGAGCGGGGGGGTGTTTAACATCTACGGCGACGCTCAAGACGATCTCGGCGACGCTATGAACGATGGAGTTATAGCTGTATATGGCAGTGTTGGAGACGCTGTTGGCCAGGCTAAGAGGGGTGGGGAGATTTACATATACGGCAACGCGGGGACTAGAGCTGCTATACAACACAGAGGGGGAGTTCTCGTAATAGGCGGCTCTGCGGGGGACTACCTCGGGGAGTACATGGGAGGCGGCGTGGTGATAGTTTTGAGAAAGACGTGGGATGAGGAAATTGGTTGGAAAATTGGGAGCGGAATGGTCGGCGGAGTGATTTTTATCAGAGGCGAGGTGCCGAGGGAAAAAATCGGCTATGGGTTTGACTTAAAAAGGCTTAGGAGATATTTAGAATTATTATATAGAGAGGGCGAAATTAGCAGAGAATTTTACGAAAGCGCAGCTAAAAATCCCGAACTCGTCGCGAAATTAGACGGCCGCGCTGAGCTTTTCGCCATTACTCACCATGTGGAGATAAGAGAATTATCTGAAGAAGAGGAGTCGCTTCTAAAACCCTATATCACAAGATTTAATAATTTGTTTAATACGGACATTAAGATAAGTGGAGAGACTTTCACTATTATAAAACCGTTGAAAATATGA
- a CDS encoding FMN-binding glutamate synthase family protein, producing the protein MIGRSVVVKSYIEVARHVVPEFWEPSRVLAIRKMAQSSMPVIDRFEPERYGRLLDRMAFKDLRRRDLEEAYAKADKIDIDIGIKLGGAELQMPIYVGDMSFGALSGNPNIAIAKAVTEAGAVAGIGEGGLHPEVAKYRNIVVQWASARFGMDMNLLTAGIAVNIKIGQGAKPGIGGHLPGRKVVDIIAKLRKIPVGSEAISPAPHHDIYSIEDLAQRVKALRDLTKKPILVKVAAVNKIHYVSVGVARSTANGIIIDGAGAGTGATPIVARDHLGIPIDIAVPVVDQWIRKDGTRDGFLMIAGGMLYSPLDVAKIIALGADMANLGTAALLAMGCIMCHACHTGGCPTALTNMIGSGKELDIEWGSALLRNYLLAVSRGLKAVLYALGMSSIKELVGRRDFLQIRHVDEELASVIGVELAEPGETAWLDKNRRVIFPREYYEGVHIPIIGMGGVVPGYTTPARRLLDVLRIEAVQVTRPSVDPYREDVDVSVKFGRLVLDTPVVVPAIDEAAEDAAYIMGAAVLGDNCKYEEYCLGSFKPAITPPGEIDIDSGVIIIDERMGGEKPLEAAVARLHRKLMETGRRRETLIVAVGDLYNGADIYKLAALGADLVAPLSAFQQVVQRVKDLPKGERRRRYENLIANLTAELKVLMGAGGVTSYMHTLVGNLDLLRSLDGRVGEILGVEIAGR; encoded by the coding sequence ATGATAGGGAGGTCAGTAGTAGTAAAAAGCTATATAGAAGTCGCGCGTCATGTAGTACCAGAGTTCTGGGAGCCCAGCAGAGTTTTGGCTATTAGAAAAATGGCGCAGTCCTCAATGCCTGTAATTGATAGATTTGAGCCGGAGAGATATGGCAGACTGCTTGACAGAATGGCGTTTAAAGACTTAAGGCGGCGGGATTTAGAAGAGGCTTATGCGAAGGCTGATAAAATAGATATTGATATTGGAATTAAACTAGGCGGGGCAGAGCTTCAAATGCCTATATACGTGGGGGATATGTCCTTCGGGGCTTTGAGCGGTAACCCGAATATAGCAATTGCCAAAGCCGTCACTGAGGCGGGCGCCGTTGCCGGCATTGGAGAGGGCGGGCTACATCCCGAAGTGGCGAAATATAGAAACATAGTAGTGCAGTGGGCCTCTGCGCGTTTCGGCATGGATATGAATTTGTTAACGGCAGGCATCGCCGTTAATATAAAAATAGGGCAGGGGGCTAAGCCAGGTATTGGGGGGCATTTGCCGGGGAGGAAAGTTGTGGACATTATTGCCAAGTTAAGAAAAATACCAGTGGGAAGTGAGGCCATCTCTCCAGCACCCCATCACGATATTTATTCTATTGAGGACTTGGCGCAGAGAGTGAAGGCATTGCGCGATTTGACGAAAAAGCCAATTTTAGTAAAAGTGGCTGCGGTCAATAAAATACACTACGTATCTGTTGGAGTAGCCAGGTCTACGGCAAATGGGATAATAATTGACGGCGCGGGGGCGGGGACTGGGGCGACTCCAATAGTGGCCAGGGACCACTTAGGAATTCCAATAGATATCGCAGTGCCAGTGGTAGATCAATGGATTAGAAAAGACGGGACTAGGGATGGATTTTTAATGATCGCCGGCGGCATGTTATATTCTCCTTTAGACGTGGCTAAGATAATTGCCCTCGGCGCCGATATGGCCAATTTAGGGACAGCGGCGTTGTTGGCAATGGGCTGTATAATGTGCCACGCTTGTCATACTGGGGGTTGCCCGACGGCTCTTACAAATATGATAGGATCGGGGAAGGAGTTAGACATCGAATGGGGCTCGGCTCTATTACGTAATTACCTTCTGGCCGTATCCCGCGGGTTAAAAGCTGTGTTATACGCTTTGGGTATGTCGAGTATAAAAGAGCTTGTGGGACGGAGAGATTTTTTGCAAATACGCCACGTAGACGAGGAATTAGCCTCAGTCATAGGCGTGGAGCTGGCAGAGCCCGGCGAGACTGCTTGGCTTGATAAAAACCGGCGTGTGATTTTCCCAAGGGAGTATTACGAAGGTGTTCATATTCCCATTATCGGCATGGGAGGCGTGGTGCCGGGGTATACCACTCCCGCGAGACGGCTACTCGACGTGTTGAGAATTGAGGCGGTACAAGTGACGAGGCCCTCCGTTGATCCGTATAGAGAAGACGTGGACGTATCTGTGAAATTCGGCCGCCTCGTGTTAGACACGCCGGTTGTGGTGCCCGCCATAGACGAAGCGGCTGAAGACGCTGCTTATATAATGGGCGCCGCCGTGTTGGGGGATAACTGTAAATATGAGGAATACTGTCTTGGTTCATTTAAACCGGCAATTACGCCGCCAGGAGAAATCGATATAGACTCAGGCGTAATTATTATAGACGAAAGGATGGGCGGAGAAAAGCCACTGGAGGCGGCAGTGGCCAGGCTCCATAGAAAATTAATGGAAACAGGCCGTAGGCGAGAGACTTTAATAGTCGCCGTAGGCGACCTATACAACGGAGCCGACATCTATAAACTAGCAGCACTAGGGGCCGATTTAGTGGCGCCGTTATCGGCTTTTCAACAAGTTGTGCAGAGGGTGAAAGATTTGCCGAAGGGAGAGAGGCGGCGGAGATATGAGAATTTAATAGCAAATTTGACAGCGGAGTTAAAAGTGTTAATGGGCGCAGGCGGCGTCACGAGTTATATGCACACTCTAGTAGGCAATTTAGACTTGTTGAGATCTCTAGATGGCAGAGTTGGGGAAATTTTAGGCGTTGAAATCGCCGGGAGGTAG
- a CDS encoding HEPN domain-containing protein, whose translation MERLGGVHLKWYQRHISHMATALESAEMGDRRSACYHAYQAVSALLSGIVGLDPDYPGPVVKTLKSLLLKISESHPLEILQCVDELEGGYFSGQGRCVECADLLTDYLHNFLTLPPGDFNA comes from the coding sequence ATGGAGAGGCTGGGAGGGGTTCATTTAAAATGGTATCAACGCCATATTTCTCACATGGCCACGGCGTTGGAATCGGCGGAAATGGGAGATAGAAGATCTGCTTGTTATCACGCCTATCAAGCCGTTTCCGCCCTTTTAAGCGGAATTGTGGGATTAGATCCAGACTACCCAGGCCCCGTAGTTAAGACGTTGAAATCGCTGTTATTAAAAATCTCAGAAAGCCACCCATTGGAGATCCTCCAATGCGTAGATGAGCTAGAAGGGGGTTATTTCAGCGGACAGGGGCGGTGCGTGGAATGCGCCGATCTTCTCACAGACTATTTGCATAATTTCTTAACGCTACCTCCCGGCGATTTCAACGCCTAA
- a CDS encoding pyridoxal-phosphate-dependent aminotransferase family protein has product MFKRFAQRRILTPGPTELPHGVKAALVRETTNPDLDPQFFQEYKQVIELLRPLLGAWQSRVYIWVGEAMLGLEAALANAVRPGTKVLVIDNGVYGSGFADLVKMYGGNPITPGLSWRRSADPSAIERILDKEKDVEVVTLVHCDTPSTVYNNLREIAKIVSSHGAYLIVDAVSSIAADEIRVDDWGVDVLIGGSQKALNAPPGLTILSISKRAWDRALEVARPSFYMNYQIWEEWLEKGGFPYTMSDVLIYALKESLQRIHNEGFESVFQRHKAARAAFRAGIEALGLEPYIERVDDTCPTATAFKTPLPSPELRRFIWEKYGVLFAGSWGPLEREIMRISHMGIQASADSIAASISILGAALRDLGFNVQVGKAVEVAIETFR; this is encoded by the coding sequence GTGTTTAAACGCTTTGCCCAACGCAGAATTCTCACGCCGGGGCCGACGGAGTTACCCCACGGCGTTAAGGCAGCTCTTGTGAGGGAGACCACTAATCCGGATCTAGATCCTCAGTTTTTCCAGGAGTATAAACAAGTAATTGAATTGTTGCGACCCCTACTTGGGGCGTGGCAGTCGCGAGTATACATATGGGTCGGCGAGGCCATGCTTGGCTTAGAGGCGGCGTTAGCCAACGCCGTAAGGCCGGGGACAAAGGTCCTTGTAATAGATAACGGAGTATACGGATCTGGCTTTGCGGATTTGGTGAAAATGTACGGAGGAAATCCCATAACCCCAGGGCTAAGTTGGAGAAGGTCGGCGGATCCCTCGGCCATAGAGAGAATTTTAGATAAAGAGAAAGACGTGGAAGTAGTCACTTTAGTCCACTGCGACACGCCCTCTACTGTGTATAATAACTTAAGAGAAATTGCGAAAATAGTCTCCAGCCACGGGGCCTATTTAATCGTAGATGCAGTATCTTCTATAGCCGCAGATGAGATTAGAGTAGATGACTGGGGCGTTGACGTGCTAATAGGCGGGTCGCAAAAGGCTTTAAACGCGCCGCCAGGGTTGACTATACTGTCAATTAGCAAGAGGGCTTGGGACAGGGCTTTAGAAGTGGCACGCCCCTCTTTTTACATGAACTACCAGATTTGGGAAGAGTGGTTAGAAAAGGGCGGCTTTCCCTATACGATGTCTGACGTCTTGATATACGCATTGAAGGAGAGTTTACAGAGAATACACAATGAGGGGTTTGAGTCTGTCTTCCAACGCCATAAAGCCGCCAGGGCAGCGTTTAGGGCAGGTATAGAGGCGCTTGGCTTAGAGCCATATATAGAGCGGGTGGATGACACATGTCCCACGGCAACTGCCTTTAAAACTCCGTTGCCGTCACCAGAGCTACGGAGGTTTATCTGGGAGAAGTACGGAGTGCTTTTCGCCGGCAGTTGGGGCCCGCTGGAGAGGGAAATAATGCGTATTAGCCACATGGGAATACAAGCATCGGCAGATTCCATAGCCGCCAGTATTTCCATCTTGGGAGCCGCGTTGCGAGACTTGGGTTTCAACGTCCAAGTTGGAAAAGCCGTGGAGGTAGCAATAGAGACATTTAGGTAA
- a CDS encoding molybdenum cofactor guanylyltransferase, with product MALLVVFAGGRSRRFGREKCTYQIGGRRLIDYVIEAGREVADGVVIAAGNNASLYPGERILQDSARFSGPLAAVDAAVNMFNEELLFAPCDVPNVKPRVFEDLLSARAPVAVWVFPNGRVESTIFKASPEAVKPVLNALALHKRNRLDDLFRTTPTLFLSTAQHGIEPAWLLNVNRPADLEGMAVTLGEEVFLRDILLSWPDPPLFKWLGGGEVDPLREEFFKYVEVGLLSMAAHVAKDLSSIFRGFAVLAEAIYSAVDIEKAR from the coding sequence ATGGCGCTTCTAGTGGTATTCGCTGGCGGACGGTCAAGGAGATTTGGACGGGAGAAGTGCACTTACCAAATAGGGGGGAGGCGGCTTATAGACTACGTTATTGAGGCGGGTAGAGAAGTGGCCGATGGCGTGGTGATTGCCGCTGGCAATAACGCCTCCCTATATCCCGGGGAGAGGATCTTACAAGACAGCGCCCGATTCTCAGGGCCTTTGGCCGCGGTTGATGCCGCCGTAAATATGTTTAATGAAGAACTTTTATTCGCGCCCTGCGACGTTCCTAATGTAAAGCCCAGGGTTTTTGAGGATCTCCTCAGCGCCCGCGCCCCAGTCGCCGTATGGGTCTTTCCAAACGGCCGTGTCGAGTCCACTATTTTTAAGGCGAGTCCCGAAGCGGTTAAGCCCGTACTCAACGCCTTGGCTTTACACAAGCGGAATAGACTTGACGACTTGTTTAGGACAACTCCCACTTTATTCCTCTCGACGGCTCAGCACGGCATAGAGCCCGCCTGGTTGCTTAACGTAAATAGGCCGGCTGACTTAGAGGGGATGGCTGTCACCTTAGGTGAAGAGGTATTCCTAAGGGATATCCTCCTCTCCTGGCCCGATCCGCCGTTGTTTAAATGGTTGGGCGGGGGGGAGGTAGATCCCCTCCGGGAGGAGTTCTTTAAGTATGTAGAAGTTGGCCTTCTCTCAATGGCGGCTCATGTGGCTAAGGATCTCTCCTCTATTTTCAGAGGATTCGCTGTGCTTGCAGAGGCTATTTATAGCGCTGTGGACATCGAAAAAGCGCGGTAA